The Vigna unguiculata cultivar IT97K-499-35 chromosome 6, ASM411807v1, whole genome shotgun sequence genome contains a region encoding:
- the LOC114188726 gene encoding putative RING-H2 finger protein ATL21A: MNFLKLLFHCFIPFAVAYASSDCQYYSWCSDNNILIRFPFQIQGLQHPYCGYPGFQLTCSNDSKTVITLPYMGKFFVRNINYLRQEMQVYDPDDCLPKRLLSLNLSASPFIVTSLRNYTLFSCPTPHTGSQFIPIDCLSNSTSFVSAIPSLNFTTSLPDSCHVLKKLSFPVAYQQNFSDDLLSGDLLLTWSSPDCRYCESQQALCGFQSINSDQVSCFFDYQTGGAEHGLRVFGIITLSIVGPAIMCAIAMACYASFKYRRGNTARISAAQRSAPTEIAEAGTVRMGLDESTIESYQKLELGESRRVPGPNEGCCTICLSEYKTKDTIRCIPECAHCFHAHCIDEWLRINTTCPLCRNSPSAVLPVSTDH; encoded by the exons ATGAACTTCTTGAAGCTCCTGTTCCACTGCTTCATACCTTTTGCTGTCGCATATGCATCATCTGATTGCCAATATTATTCTTGGTGCAGCGACAACAACATCCTTATTCGTTTTCCCTTCCAAATACAAGGTCTGCAACATCCTTATTGCGGCTACCCTGGTTTCCAACTAACATGTTCCAATGATAGCAAAACAGTTATAACACTTCCTTACATGGGAAAGTTCTTTGTCCGCAACATTAACTACCTCAGACAAGAGATGCAAGTGTATGACCCAGATGATTGCCTTCCAAAACGTCTTCTAAGCCTCAACCTTTCGGCTTCTCCCTTCATTGTTACTTCACTCCGCAACTACACCCTCTTCAGCTGCCCAACTCCGCACACAGGGTCGCAATTCATTCCCATTGATTGTCTCAGCAATTCAACGTCTTTTGTGTCGGCTATTCCTTCACTCAACTTCACCACTTCGTTGCCCGACTCCTGCCATGTTCTAAAGAAACTATCATTTCCAGTTGCATACCAGCAAAATTTCAGTGATGATCTCCTTAGTGGGGATCTTCTATTAACATGGTCTTCACCTGATTGTAGATATTGCGAATCACAACAAGCTCTGTGCGGATTTCAGAGCATAAACAGTGATCAAGTTAGTTGTTTCTTTGATTACCAAACGG GAGGTGCAGAACATGGTCTTCGAGTTTTTGGAATCATCACATTATCCATCGTTGGACCAGCTATCATGTGTGCCATTGCAATGGCATGCTACGCCTCCTTCAAGTACAGAAGAGGCAACACAGCCAGAATTTCTGCAGCACAGAGGTCTGCACCAACTGAAATAGCCGAAGCTGGCACCGTTAGGATGGGTCTGGATGAGTCTACAATCGAGTCGTATCAGAAACTGGAGTTAGGGGAAAGCCGAAGAGTTCCAGGACCCAATGAAGGATGTTGCACCATATGTTTGTCAGAGTATAAAACCAAAGACACGATACGATGCATTCCTGAATGTGCACATTGCTTCCATGCTCACTGCATCGATGAATGGCTTCGCATCAACACTACATGCCCTCTCTGCCGCAACTCTCCCTCTGCAGTTCTACCTGTGTCCACTGATCATTGA